Part of the Nostoc sp. ATCC 53789 genome, TGAGTTGCGAGAACTTCTACTGGGATATGATTTTGCTGTAGTAAATCTTTAAATTGTCCATCTGCAAATAAACCTACTAAAGCGCGATGAGAGTATGGTTTAGCAATATCAATTAAACATAATTCTGCACCGCCGGGTTTACCACTTTGGTCTAAGAAAAAAATTCTCATAAAACTTCCTTATAATACAATACGATTCAGACGCGATAAATCGCGTCTCTACAAAGCAATTTTCGCGTCTCTAGTTTAATTTAATAGAACATTTCGCACTTGTTGAGCAATTTGATTCCAGTCGTAGTGTGTAGTCGCGTACTCACGACAGGCTTCTCGTGAAGGTGTGGGAATGTTTCCCAAAAGCACTTGTTCTAATTTTTCAGCAATAGCTGAGGCTTCTGTTGAAGTCGTAATTAAATCAGGTGAAAACTCTGACAAAATTTCTGGCATTCCGCCAACTGGGGTACATAAAACAGGAGTACCACAGGCTAGAGATTCGACTATTACTAATCCAAAGCCTTCAAAAGATTGACTAGGCATTATAGTCAATTCCGCAGCTTGATAAGCTATAGGTAATTGCTCATCAGGGAGAAAACCTAAAAATTTAATGTTGTCGTCTAATCCTAATTCTGTAGCCTGTTGTTGTAGTGCAGCTTGGATGTGACCACGACCTGCGATCGCTAGCCAAACATCTGGTATTCTGGGCTTAATTATAGCCAAAGCTTGTAATAATTTATCAACTCCCGTTCGATGCACTAAACGGCGCGATGTAAATATAATCCGGCGATTATTTGGCCAGCCTAGCTGTTTACAAGCCTCCTGGCGTGATAAATTTGGCTGAAACCAGTTGATATCAACTCCACCGGGAATAATATTAATTTTGCTCCACGGTACTTGATATTGATCATGTAGAATTTTACCAAATGCTTTGCTTAATACAATGAAGCGATCGCAGCGATTATATGTGTTTTTTTCTATTAGGTGATGCTTAATCAAAAGACTAAGATTCTTATTAACTACCTCTTGTTGACTTTCAGAAGCCCAAGGGCCATGAAAATTAAAAGTAACTGGTACTCCCTTTGGTAAAATATCTAAAAGTGGAAAGCTATATAATGCAAAGTGTAGATTAATGGCATCTGGTTTATTTGTTCTTGTTTTCTGAAAGTTTGTGCGAATAGACCATAATCTTTGCCAAATAGCGCTATCGGGAGAAGCCAAGTTAGTTAGCTTAATCGGTAAATTTAGTTCAGTCTCTGGTAGACCAACTCCGCATAATTCAACCTGGTCTTTATTGGCTGCTAATTTATGAGTTAGTTCATATATATATCTTTCTAATCCTCCAGGATTTTTGGGAAACCAGCCTAATCCCAATGTGAGAATAGATGCAGATGATGAAGCTAAGTCTTCTGGTTTATTTTTCACTAATATGTCTCCTATAAATATATGAAAACAGTAGGATGTACAACTGTAAGTCCCTACAGTATGTTCCAAAGATTAATTAATAGAATTTCCAAATCCACATTCCCAATAAGATTTTTATATAGAACACCAATTTATAAACTATTTATATGTCAACGTCAACAAGGGATAAAACCTTGTGTTTTTATAAACTACATAATACCGATTAGGATATATATGATACTTGTCAATTGACAAGGGTAAATGCTAGATATAGAGAGCCAAAAATCACTATAAATTAATAATTGTAAAAATATCATGTATTAATATTTACCATTTTTGATTATCAAACAGTAGCTATTAATACCTTCAAGAAGGTTTTATAGATATTGGCTGAGAAATTAAATAATAAAATGGTTTTTATAAAGATAGTGTAAAATTATCGCTCACTTATAATAATTATATTTTTTACTGATTTCCCAAAAAATGATTGTATATGAATAATTAAAAGCTAAAAAACTATATGATAAATAAATTAATGACGAAGTTAGGAAAACTCCGTCATAAGCTTAATCAGCACATCAAAAAATTATCTAAACTTAGATATTTACAAAAAAGTAAAACCTTCAGCTTTTTACTCAGTTTGACTGTTGGAGTCATTGTTACTACCCTTGGAATTACAACAGACTGGGCAACAACAGAAACACCCACGCTTACATACAAAACATCGTGGACAAGTAATTCTATTGATAATACAAATCTGCTGGTACAAAACAATACTGAAACACCCACGCTTACTTACAAAACATCGTGGATAGGTAACACTATTGGTAGTGGAAATCTACGGGTACAAAACAATATTGAAGCAATGTATGTTTCTCCTGATGGCACAGTTTATACCAACAGCCATTGGGATGAGGCGGGAATGGAGGCAGCCATATATAAAGATGGTAAGGTTATTGGTGCTATTGGCGATACTCACGGCTGGAGTCGTGGAGGTGGTATCGCTGTAACAGCAAATAGTAAATATATTTACCTTGCCATGACTCAGGGATCGAAGGGGAAAACTGATGAAGATTACCCCCCTGAAGGTACAAGTTGGCATTGCGTTAGACGCTATGATTTGTCGGGAAAACCTGCACCGTTTCCTGAAGGGCGTGGCTGGGATAAAAGTATGTTAATTACCAGCGCAAAAAGTGAAGTTACTGGATTAGCAACAGTAGGAAGCGAGTTGTATGTGAGTGATTTTGCTGCTAACCGCATTCGTGTCTATGATACTGATACGATGAAGCAAGTACGCAGTTTTACCTTTGTTAATCCAGGAGCAATAACTGTTGATCCACAAAAAAATCTGTGGATTATTCAAAGCAAAAATGGTAGTAAACCCGCCAAAATTTTACATTATTCCCAGAGTGGAAAGCAATTGCCCGAACAGATTGCAGATATCGTTGAACCAACTGCGATCGCAATTGATCGTCAAGGTAAGCTGTTAGTGGCAGAAAATGGCCCGCGTCAGCAAATATTGATTTATGACATCAAAGATCAGCCAGTACAGACGGGTAGTTTTGGTTCTAAGGGTGGTATCTACACAGGAGTTACTGGTGAAATTGGAGATTTGAAGCTTTACGGACTTACCGGAGTTGGTGCAGATGCTTCAGGTAATATCTATATAAATAGTAATGGTTTCAACAAATCGGGAACAGATTTACGGAAATTTTCGCCATCGGGAAAACTAATATGGCGATCGCTAGGATTGATATTCGTCGATAATGCAGATGCCGATCCTAAAACTGATGGTGTAGATTTATTCACCAAACAAGAACACTATCTCATGGATTACAGTAAGCCTGCTGGTAAGCAATGGACTTACAAAGCTTACACCTTAAATCCTTTCAAATATTCTCAAGATCCACGTCTACATACATCACCCGATGGAACCTTTGTGCGCCGCATCCAAGGAAAGCCGTTCTTGTTCCTCACAGATATGTACAACAGCTTCCTGCAAATATATCGTTTTAATCCAGACAAAGACGGAAAAATTGCTATTCCAGCCGGAATGTTTGTCGGTAGCAATGGCGCAGACAAACCATTTTTAGCCGGAAATTGGCCGCCAAATCAACCACAAAAAGGCGAATGGATCTGGCGCGATCGCAACGGTAATGGCAAATTTGAAAAGAACGAATATGATACCAGCAAAGATTATCCTTATATCGGCGGATGGTGGGTAGACAGCAAAGGAGATGTTTGGAAAGCTTTGCGAACAGAAGATGGCATTCGCCACTATCCTTTACAGGGAATAGATGCTAAAGGCAACCCCATCTACAACTATGGTTCGATGGAAAAGCAAACTACTCCCAGAATATTTAACGACTTGCGGCGGCTCGAATATTTCCCTGAAACAGATAGTATGTATTTGTCAGGTTTCACAGTAGATCACCCCGCCTTCGGTGACGATACTGGAGTTGCTGGATCTGAAATTGCCCGTTTTGACAATTGGAGTAAAGGAAATCGTACTCCCAAGTGGCGAATTGTGATTCCCTACGACACCACTGGCAAACGCGAAGTGTCTACAGCAGCCATGAGTGTGGCGGGCGATCGGGTATTTGCCGTGACAGTCAAAACCGCAGAGGTATATGTCTATAATGCCAAGACGGGAGCGCAAGTACAACAGTTAAAACCAGGCCCAGAAGTTGGCAGCGAAAGTGGCTGGATTGATATACCTTATGGTATCCGCGCATTCCGTCGTTCAAATGGCGAGTATCTGGTATTTGTAGAAGAAAACTGGAAAGGAAAAGTGATTATGTATCGGCTAGCAGGTTGAGTATTTACTAGCTGATTTGCAATCTTGGTTAAAAGAGCAAAGAAATTAAACTATCTCTTGCAACTTTTGACTAAGATACATCGCAATTCCTTTCTCGTAGTAAGCAGCTTCATTAATAAAAATAGGATAAACAGTAGACTCTCCCTCATAGAAAATATCTTTTCCTGCAAAAGTCAGAAACATTGGATCGCCTGGATTCAGAGGTTCATAGTCTCTAAACTGAAGCTGGGGATGAATCATGGCTTGAATCTCCCCACTTTGCAGCCCGCCGTAAGCATCGCTTCTCGGATAATCGATAGTCTCAATATATTGATAGAGTGTAAGCTGGCTGCTTGTCTGCGGAATATTACCTTGATTGCACCCTTCAAAATAGTCTAAAATTGCATAAATAAGCTGCTCTGTTTGCTGAAATAATTCGGCATTTAAAATATTCTGAGCCACAGCACCAACTTCGATAACAAAACCCAATTCGCACAAAGAACGAAGAAAACCACCTTCTTTAGATTGCTGATTTACAAAAATCTTTACCATCGGATTGATAGAACTTAAATAAGCAGCTAACCGAAGTAAGAAAGGATTCAGATCGCAAAAAATCAGACTTAACCCCATGTTGGCAGTTGTGCTGTGCAAATCAACAATTACATCTACAAATGGCTGATTTTGCGGTTGCAGTACTTGTTGGATTGCTTTCGCGCGCGTATCTTCATAACTTGAGAGTTGAGGATTTTGTAAACCTTGATTGGTGAAGCAACGGTTTAAATCTCTGTCAATGTATCGTTTACCTTCTTCAATAGCTTTAAGATTGCCAAGTAATGGCAGAGTTTCAAAAGTTGTCCTGTTGATTAAATTTGGATACTGCTGAAACTTTTTGACTAGATATACTCCTGTTAACTCATTACCGTGGTTTCCTCCAACGATCGCAACTCGTTTAATCTCACTCATAACAACCTCACTGTCTCCCCGACGGTTATTGAGAATAGTGCAAGATACAAGATAGAAGTATAACTGCTGCTGACTAAATCTTGTAAAAGACTGACGCGAACGCTCCATGTTCGAGCCAAAATGTGATAACTGTTAAGCTGTTAGCTTTAGCACAAAAGGGGTGAAAATTTATGGAGTATAATTTTCAAGCACTCGCTGAACTTTACAAAAACGCCCTCCTCAATGACGTACTCCCATTTTGGGAAAAATATTCTCTCGATTGGCAACAAGGCGGCTATTTCACTTGCCTAGATCGCGAGGGCAAAATTTATGATACAGACAAATTCATCTGGCTGCAAAACCGCCAAGTATGGACTTTTTCCATGCTTTACAACCAGCTAGAAAAACGCGAAAACTGGCTAAAAATTGCCAGCAATGGCGCTAATTTTCTTGCCCAACATGGTAGAGATAGTGATGGTAACTGGTACTTTGCTCTCACCCGTGAAGGAAAACCACTGGTTGAGCCTTACAACATCTTTTCTGATTGCTTTGCAGCGATGGCATTTAGTAAATATGCACTTGCTGGAGGCGAAGAATGGGCAAAAGATGTGGCAATGCAGGCTTATAACAACGTTTTACGCCGTAAAGATAACCCGAAAGGCAAATATAATAAAACCTATCCCGGCACACGCCTGATGAAATCATTGGCTGTACCAATGATTTTAGCCAACCTGACTCTAGAAATGGAATGGCTGCTACCAAAAGAAACCCTAGAAAATGTCCTAGCTGAGACTGTCCGTGAAGTGATGACCGATTTTCTCGACCCAGAACGGGGACTAATGTACGAAAATGTTGCCCCTGACGGTTCCCACATAGATTGTTTTGAGGGACGGCTAATTAACCCTGGTCACGGTATCGAAGCTATGTGGTTTATCATGGATATCGCCCACCGGAAAAACGACACCAAAACTATTAACCAAGCTGTTGATGTGGTGCTAAATATCCTAAATTTTGCTTGGGATAGCGAGTACGGCGGATTGTATTACTTTATGGATGCAGACGGTCATCCTCCACAACAATTGGAATGGGATCAAAAATTGTGGTGGGTTCACCTAGAGTCTTTGGTCGCATTAGCAATGGGCTATCGCCTAACAGGGCGTGAGGTATGTTGGGAATGGTATCAAAAGATGCACGATTATACCTGGTCACACTTTGCCGATTCAGAGTACGGTGAGTGGTTTGGCTATCTCAATCGACGAGGGGAAGTATTGTTAAACCTCAAAGGTGGCAAATGGAAAGGATGTTTTCACGTACCGCGTGCATTGTATCTTTGCTGGCAGCAGTTTGAGGCATTAAAGTAAGTTTAGCTATCTCAGCAAGCAGATTTTTCTAGCTAACCACTTAGCTAGGATTTATTGGAATTGAAAGTTTATTTGAAGTAAATGCACTTTATAAGAATCTATATAAGGAGATAACTATATAGGACTTAGGCACGGGTAAGGAAAACGAACCACAGAGGGCGCAGAGGTCACGGAGGAATGAGAGTTTTAGAGGGTTTTGGCGTAAGTCCTACTATAATGTGCTGAAAATCAAGAGTCAAAGCCACTTGCCATCTGAATTAAAGCTTTAATTTTGTTTTAATTACCACCTCATCTCTAAAGCCTACTAACACTGCTGTTCCATCCTTAACGAAAATTGGGCGTTTTAGCAGCATTGCATCGTTAGTAAATGCGTCAATCCACTGTCGCTCAG contains:
- a CDS encoding glycosyltransferase family 4 protein codes for the protein MKNKPEDLASSSASILTLGLGWFPKNPGGLERYIYELTHKLAANKDQVELCGVGLPETELNLPIKLTNLASPDSAIWQRLWSIRTNFQKTRTNKPDAINLHFALYSFPLLDILPKGVPVTFNFHGPWASESQQEVVNKNLSLLIKHHLIEKNTYNRCDRFIVLSKAFGKILHDQYQVPWSKINIIPGGVDINWFQPNLSRQEACKQLGWPNNRRIIFTSRRLVHRTGVDKLLQALAIIKPRIPDVWLAIAGRGHIQAALQQQATELGLDDNIKFLGFLPDEQLPIAYQAAELTIMPSQSFEGFGLVIVESLACGTPVLCTPVGGMPEILSEFSPDLITTSTEASAIAEKLEQVLLGNIPTPSREACREYATTHYDWNQIAQQVRNVLLN
- a CDS encoding aspartoacylase; protein product: MSEIKRVAIVGGNHGNELTGVYLVKKFQQYPNLINRTTFETLPLLGNLKAIEEGKRYIDRDLNRCFTNQGLQNPQLSSYEDTRAKAIQQVLQPQNQPFVDVIVDLHSTTANMGLSLIFCDLNPFLLRLAAYLSSINPMVKIFVNQQSKEGGFLRSLCELGFVIEVGAVAQNILNAELFQQTEQLIYAILDYFEGCNQGNIPQTSSQLTLYQYIETIDYPRSDAYGGLQSGEIQAMIHPQLQFRDYEPLNPGDPMFLTFAGKDIFYEGESTVYPIFINEAAYYEKGIAMYLSQKLQEIV
- a CDS encoding AGE family epimerase/isomerase, with the protein product MEYNFQALAELYKNALLNDVLPFWEKYSLDWQQGGYFTCLDREGKIYDTDKFIWLQNRQVWTFSMLYNQLEKRENWLKIASNGANFLAQHGRDSDGNWYFALTREGKPLVEPYNIFSDCFAAMAFSKYALAGGEEWAKDVAMQAYNNVLRRKDNPKGKYNKTYPGTRLMKSLAVPMILANLTLEMEWLLPKETLENVLAETVREVMTDFLDPERGLMYENVAPDGSHIDCFEGRLINPGHGIEAMWFIMDIAHRKNDTKTINQAVDVVLNILNFAWDSEYGGLYYFMDADGHPPQQLEWDQKLWWVHLESLVALAMGYRLTGREVCWEWYQKMHDYTWSHFADSEYGEWFGYLNRRGEVLLNLKGGKWKGCFHVPRALYLCWQQFEALK